GAAATCATGAATGAAGATGACTCTGAACTTATGGATGATCTGCTCGCTCAACTTGATTCCAGGGATCAAGTCGTTCAAGCAGAGTCCGCAAGTGTTCTCAACGAAATGAACTTGAATGCTCAAGCCGACTCTATCGAAGCGAGCTCCAGACAAGACGCAAAAAGTCGCTTCAAAGCTCGACAAGTAAGCCACCATGGGCAGTCCCAGGCTGTAAATGTATTAATGGTTTACCATGTAGGCCAGAAAAGCAGCAGCTCTTGCCCAGTCGTATTCTCCAGACGACCCAGCAGTACAAGCTCGCCTTGAAAAGGAAGCCAGAGATGAGGAAGACTCTATACGGCGAGTGTGCGATCAGCTGTCATTGGAAATACACGAGGTAAGCCATGTAGCTGAAACTACAACTACAGCACTCCTTTGACTTTCGAACAGATCAATCCAGACGGACACTGCCTTTTCTCTGCAGTGGCCGACCAACTGGCTTTACTTGGGTTAATTTCGCCAGCTGAAGCCACTTATACCAATCTCAGAGTTGCTGCTGCCAATTACATTCACTCCCATCCCGACGatttccttccttttttgCCATCTACCGGCGGTGAAGATGGCGCTGGCGCTCTGGATGCTGGAATGATGAACCGAGAAGAATTTGACTCTTACTGCACATCAATCAGAGACACTGCCATTTGGGGTGGCGAGCCTGAGATTGTCGCCCTTAGTCGTGCTTTTAACATCCCTATAAATGTTGTCCAGGGAGGACATCCACCTATCGTCGTACATAGTCCGGCTGGGGACCAAAAATCTGGTACAGCAACGCCAGCCTCCGTTATGATTAGTTATCATCGGAAACTCTATGGCCTTGGAGAGGTAAGCATATTTTTCCCATTCGGACTTGTACTCATAATCATGGTAATTAGCATTATAATTCTttgaggaagaaggttgcATGAACATTTATTCGGCTTTCTCCATACAATGTACCTCGTCATCTAGTCGAAAATATCCATATCAGCTTTGGATGTGTACAAGAACACATTTTACGCTCCAGAATGTTCAAATATGTATTTTAGCAGTGGCCCTTCCATAACAGATGGCACTTAGTAACAAACACCCACTTCCTCTTTTATTTGAGTAAAGCGGTCGATGGTCTTTACACTGGAATATTTCCCCCATTTCCAAAGAACAATCGATAAAATCCAAAACGAAGATACAATCATTAAAATAAtaggtcgtcgtcgtcatgTCTCCCTCCTCGACTATTTGCACCCATCGGCTTCGGTTCATCAGCTATGTAATTACCAAATGCCCCATCAAGATTTGAGTACGGATCTCGTGAATCCTTCCCTGCGGTAGCAACAGCCTCATCTTCTTGATCTGAACCCAGATCTTCgccatcctcatcgtctaACAGAGATGTTTGCGCGGGCTGTGGAGTTTCTTCGGCCCCAGCCTCACCTTCAGGTTGATCTGTAGCAAGCAGGTCGACTGGCGTTGAATGGGATTCGATTGGTCCTGGGCCAGGCACTCGCACTATTGAAGGAGGTAATTGAGCGGCAGCTAGTGGAATAAGGACTGCCCTCGAGTGAGCGTTAAGCGCCGGACTGTCTGTAAGAGCTTTGCCCGTAGCATTTCGGATAAATGTCTGAAGCCGAATGAATAAGCAATCATGTAATAAGTGTAACAACTAACCTCAGGATTTTTGTGGTAAATGCTACCCAATGTTCCAGTGTGGAGCAAGAGTTGATCCAATGCACCTCTGTCCATTCGATCTGAATCGGTGGTGATAGGAGGCTTTTCAGCCAACACAATTTCTCCAGCAACAGCAGGGTTTATAGCTAGCATGCGCCAATACATAAACCCTCTATCACGCAAATCTGGATTATCAACTTCCTCCGTTGCCCATTTCAACACTTTAGCAACAAGTTCTTTAGCCTTTTCTGAAGTAGATTTATAGATGAAGCCTTTGACAGTAGCTGTAAGCAGGGCAAGTTGAACCTAAAAACAATGTGTTAACAATTAATTGTAAAATGTCAACGAAACTTTCACCTCT
This Psilocybe cubensis strain MGC-MH-2018 chromosome 3, whole genome shotgun sequence DNA region includes the following protein-coding sequences:
- a CDS encoding OVARIAN TUMOR DOMAIN-containing deubiquitinating enzyme 5 encodes the protein MGGSKKNRKKPISPLPPTEIMNEDDSELMDDLLAQLDSRDQVVQAESASVLNEMNLNAQADSIEASSRQDAKSRFKARQARKAAALAQSYSPDDPAVQARLEKEARDEEDSIRRVCDQLSLEIHEINPDGHCLFSAVADQLALLGLISPAEATYTNLRVAAANYIHSHPDDFLPFLPSTGGEDGAGALDAGMMNREEFDSYCTSIRDTAIWGGEPEIVALSRAFNIPINVVQGGHPPIVVHSPAGDQKSGTATPASVMISYHRKLYGLGEHYNSLRKKVA